One window of the Penaeus monodon isolate SGIC_2016 chromosome 1, NSTDA_Pmon_1, whole genome shotgun sequence genome contains the following:
- the LOC119576919 gene encoding extensin-like: MDKPFTPSLGANGVLNVLYIFTFVWVLKYFSPSAMQQQHPPLPKHALEHTLSAAHTKTYSTTAHNRAQAPPPTTPLITPSPVVSSPTPPPPTRPQYLPPSSHAHSTTYPAPTPTRSSYMHTTSPSMTASSESSGMTFP; the protein is encoded by the exons ATGGACAAGCCCTTTACACCTAGCCTGGGGGCAAATGGTGTATTAAATGTCTTGTATATTTTCACCTTTGTTTGGGTCCTAAAATATTTCTCACCTTCGGCGATG CAACAgcagcacccccccctccccaaacacgCCCTAGAACATACCTTAAGCGCCGCCCACACTAAAACCTACAGCACCACCGCCCACAACCGAGCTCAAGCACCGCCGCCCACAACACCCCTGATCACACCCTCGCCCGTAGTATCATCGCCCACTCCACCGCCCCCCACCCGCCCACAGTACCTCCCACCCAGCTCCCACGCCCACAGTACCACCTACCCAGCTCCCACGCccaca CGTTCCTCCTACATGCACACGACGTCACCATCTATGACAGCATCTTCTGAGTCGTCTGGGATGACCTTTCCCTAA